A window of Selenomonas ruminantium subsp. lactilytica TAM6421 contains these coding sequences:
- a CDS encoding fructosamine kinase family protein: MGLADVIRQIYGEEVYIIDKAEITGGDINDAYHLCLSNGENLFIKVNAKAKDDFFAAEKIGLEALHKAGAVTPSVIAYGKTKDNLSYLLLNYVRSSRHKRTYWEDLGHMLAQVHRASMDKITGDSRFGFSADNYIGQTRQKNTRTESWIEFFRTSRLAVQMKLAAGYFDKDDKQRCEKLLDNLEKYLVEPEFPSLIHGDLWSGNVMPDHNGSPMLIDPATYIGHHEADIAMTELFGGFSPEFYDAYHEIIPKEPGYADRRDLYNMYHLLNHLNLFGRSYLAAVRRILKSYSQK, encoded by the coding sequence ATGGGATTGGCAGATGTAATTCGGCAGATATATGGCGAAGAAGTTTATATAATAGACAAGGCAGAAATTACTGGCGGTGATATAAATGATGCATATCATCTATGCCTGAGTAATGGGGAGAATCTGTTTATAAAGGTGAATGCTAAGGCGAAGGATGATTTCTTTGCAGCTGAAAAAATAGGTCTGGAAGCATTACATAAGGCTGGAGCTGTTACGCCATCGGTTATTGCCTATGGCAAAACGAAGGATAACTTGTCCTATTTGTTGCTGAATTACGTGAGAAGTTCGAGGCACAAGAGAACGTACTGGGAAGACTTAGGCCATATGCTGGCACAGGTACACCGCGCTTCAATGGATAAGATAACTGGCGATAGCAGGTTTGGCTTTTCGGCAGATAATTACATCGGACAGACAAGGCAGAAAAATACAAGGACAGAGAGCTGGATTGAATTCTTTAGAACGTCAAGACTGGCTGTACAAATGAAGTTGGCTGCCGGGTATTTTGATAAAGATGACAAGCAAAGGTGTGAGAAACTGCTGGATAATCTGGAAAAATACCTTGTGGAACCGGAATTTCCATCGCTGATTCATGGCGATTTATGGAGCGGAAATGTAATGCCGGATCATAACGGCAGTCCGATGCTTATTGATCCAGCTACTTACATAGGTCATCATGAGGCAGATATTGCTATGACGGAACTGTTTGGCGGGTTCTCGCCGGAGTTTTATGATGCCTATCATGAGATAATTCCAAAGGAGCCAGGCTATGCTGATCGGCGGGATTTATACAATATGTATCATTTGCTGAACCATTTGAATCTGTTTGGCAGATCATACCTTGCGGCAGTAAGAAGAATATTGAAAAGTTATTCGCAGAAGTGA
- a CDS encoding tetratricopeptide repeat protein, translating into MEYKFQPMVQEAIELIWKQDDSKNCEKGRALLRRAAEDGDAEAWALLSLTYLGEPWVGEIRNFEKNIAEAERCLKKSLSEGSPVGLMAILARRGLYPTEETDFWDYWADEKETAVVEMEEYTEGDGNGEGLAAYLFGMAYLRGGIDILTGKRLEKRQRQELAKPFLEHARTQGVRMNYNPEEMSTSDVSDADWRLKLWLQNGMIITFDHYDAEEFQAALEIMEDTYKVIELYHDKDYLSVRQTEDNYELHAMLNGQAALRREESSEQVLCLLQSWRKGKTDLSLEDWQNDDQAVQYVKWQRYLDKAEVCKNRDDIEEMVTELKKAANMDCGKAMVRLGCYHQEKREKDAAKKWFLQAIKTEPHDDVKDACYYLGCLEDGPLAVQYLKKAAEMGAASAWAKLGNCYSQGMGTPLDSEKAMICYQKGADLGDYEALYVMASSCRSEDGTWQDIPKAISCLRKVVSEDNDWQNEARLLLAQVFMAHNPGKNASRIETLLVETKYDKYFPGWLELAHYYKAQGRIYQYGQEMDALIKAGYEPAIKEKEDMYRGSEWSILF; encoded by the coding sequence ATGGAATATAAATTTCAGCCTATGGTGCAGGAAGCCATAGAATTGATTTGGAAACAGGATGACTCAAAAAACTGTGAGAAGGGCCGGGCTTTGCTGCGCAGAGCAGCGGAGGACGGAGATGCGGAAGCCTGGGCGTTACTGTCCTTGACATATTTAGGAGAGCCATGGGTAGGGGAGATCAGAAACTTTGAGAAGAACATAGCAGAAGCCGAACGCTGCCTGAAAAAGAGCTTGTCAGAAGGCAGCCCTGTTGGCTTGATGGCAATCTTAGCCAGACGGGGACTCTATCCCACGGAAGAGACGGACTTTTGGGATTACTGGGCCGATGAAAAAGAGACAGCTGTTGTAGAAATGGAAGAATATACCGAAGGCGATGGCAATGGTGAAGGCCTGGCAGCATATCTTTTTGGGATGGCTTATCTGCGTGGAGGTATTGATATACTGACAGGGAAAAGGCTGGAGAAAAGACAGCGGCAGGAGCTTGCAAAGCCTTTCTTGGAACATGCCCGGACTCAGGGTGTAAGGATGAATTACAATCCGGAGGAGATGTCAACATCCGACGTTTCAGATGCTGACTGGAGGTTAAAATTATGGCTGCAGAATGGCATGATTATTACCTTTGACCACTATGATGCAGAAGAATTTCAGGCAGCATTGGAAATAATGGAAGACACCTATAAAGTCATAGAGCTATATCATGATAAGGATTACCTCTCTGTTCGGCAGACAGAAGATAATTATGAACTCCATGCTATGTTGAACGGCCAAGCTGCCTTGCGCAGGGAAGAGTCAAGTGAACAGGTTTTATGCCTTCTGCAGTCGTGGCGTAAGGGGAAGACAGACCTTTCATTAGAGGATTGGCAGAATGATGACCAGGCAGTGCAGTACGTAAAGTGGCAGCGGTATCTGGATAAGGCGGAAGTTTGCAAAAATCGTGATGACATAGAAGAAATGGTAACGGAACTTAAAAAGGCTGCAAATATGGACTGTGGAAAGGCTATGGTTCGCTTGGGGTGTTATCATCAGGAAAAAAGAGAAAAGGATGCTGCCAAAAAGTGGTTTTTGCAGGCCATAAAAACGGAACCGCATGATGATGTAAAAGATGCCTGTTATTATCTGGGCTGCTTGGAAGATGGCCCGCTGGCTGTGCAGTATCTAAAAAAAGCTGCCGAGATGGGAGCTGCTTCTGCTTGGGCAAAGCTGGGGAACTGTTATAGTCAGGGGATGGGGACTCCCCTGGACAGCGAAAAGGCCATGATCTGTTACCAAAAAGGTGCAGACCTTGGGGACTATGAGGCTTTGTATGTTATGGCAAGCAGCTGCCGGAGCGAAGATGGAACGTGGCAGGATATACCGAAAGCAATATCCTGTTTGCGAAAGGTAGTATCCGAGGATAACGATTGGCAAAATGAGGCACGTCTCTTGTTGGCGCAAGTTTTCATGGCCCATAATCCTGGGAAAAACGCCAGTCGGATCGAAACATTGCTGGTGGAAACCAAATATGACAAATACTTCCCCGGCTGGCTGGAACTGGCCCATTATTATAAAGCGCAGGGCAGAATCTATCAGTATGGCCAGGAGATGGATGCCCTAATCAAGGCAGGCTATGAACCGGCCATAAAAGAAAAGGAAGATATGTATCGTGGCAGTGAATGGAGTATATTATTTTAA
- a CDS encoding SDR family NAD(P)-dependent oxidoreductase → MEDKKIAIITGASSGLGAEYARLLDKEGLAEIWLIARRKDRLETLTRTLETKCRCLVMDLTDEEALNTLETEVAAAKMTVAYLVNAAGFGCIGLSRECSREKLQQMVKLNDMAALAITEICIPYMEKGSIILQIASCSAFQPIPNLAVYAASKAFLLSYSRALSVELQDTGIQVTAVCPFWIKDTEFVDKAKETDKHEVYRDMPGATNAKHVAETSLRAAKAGTVVCTPDPVSTVHRIVASILPHWMLARICK, encoded by the coding sequence ATGGAAGATAAGAAAATAGCAATTATTACAGGTGCGTCCAGCGGGCTGGGCGCAGAGTATGCGCGGCTCTTGGATAAGGAAGGATTGGCGGAAATCTGGCTGATTGCCAGAAGAAAAGACAGGCTGGAGACTCTGACAAGAACTCTGGAAACGAAGTGCCGATGCCTTGTCATGGATTTAACGGATGAGGAAGCACTGAATACGCTGGAGACTGAAGTTGCAGCAGCGAAGATGACTGTAGCATATCTGGTAAATGCTGCTGGATTTGGATGTATAGGTCTTAGTAGAGAATGTTCCCGGGAAAAACTGCAACAAATGGTAAAACTGAATGATATGGCTGCACTGGCCATTACGGAAATATGCATTCCCTATATGGAAAAGGGAAGCATCATCCTGCAGATAGCTTCCTGTTCTGCATTCCAGCCGATTCCCAATCTGGCTGTTTATGCAGCCAGTAAAGCATTCCTGCTGTCCTACAGCCGTGCTCTAAGTGTAGAACTTCAGGATACAGGCATTCAGGTTACAGCGGTGTGTCCATTCTGGATAAAGGACACGGAATTCGTGGATAAGGCAAAAGAAACAGACAAACATGAGGTATACCGGGATATGCCCGGAGCGACGAATGCGAAACATGTTGCTGAGACTTCACTTCGGGCAGCAAAGGCCGGCACGGTTGTTTGTACGCCAGATCCTGTAAGTACAGTACATCGCATAGTGGCTTCAATATTGCCTCATTGGATGCTGGCGAGAATTTGTAAATAA